DNA from Mycobacterium sp. SMC-8:
ACTTGATGAGGCAGGGTTGCGGTTCATCGTCGGATCGAGGGTTACCAAAGCGCCCAACGATCTGGCCTCGCACTTCCATTGGCACGGCGACTTCTTCACCGATGGCCAGATCATCGACACCATCACCCCACGCGATCGACGCGGCACCGCGACCAAGACCAGCGACCCCAAGCGCAAAGCCGAGCCCGTCTGGGATCCGGCGACCCACACCAAGTCCTGGCGGGCGGTGTGGGCGTACTCGACCAAACGCGCGGTGCGCGACACCAAGACGCTCAACCTGCAGGAGAACAAGGCCCGCGCGGTCGTCGCCGGCGAGAAAGCCGCGCGGGTACCGCGGTTCATCAAGAACTGCAACGGTTCCCAAGAATTTGACGAGGCGTCGTTGCAGCGCGCCCGCCGCTTGGTCGGGCTCAAGGGCTACGTCACCAACATCGACGCCGCACTGATGCCCGCGACCGAAGTGGTCGCCAGCTACCACGACCTCTGGCACGTCGAGGCGTCCTTCCGGATGTCCAAATCCGACCTCGCTGCCCGGCCCATGTTCGCCCGCACCCGCGACGCCATCGAAGCCCACCTGACCATCGTGTTCACCGCCCTGGCCGTCAGCCGCGAAGTCCAGACCCGCACCGGCCTGTCACTGCGCCGATTCCTACGCACCCTCAAACCCCTGCGATCAGCCACCATCGACCTCAACGGCGTCATCGCCACCTACCCGCCAGCCCTAAACACCGAGGTCAACGCAATCCTCAACGCACTGAACGCCGAGAATTCAAGGCACTAAGCCAAATGACCCAACTCGGGCGATCGCCTCGACCCGCAGGTGCCAGAACCGCGCTCGGGTGTCGTAATCGGCGGCCTGAGTTTTTGTGTCGACCACCATCATGCGGGCGATCCGTCGTCCCACGGGCTCATTGACATAGGCGGCGAAGGACAGAGTCAGCTCGGTGAGGTCGCCGCGTAGCGATCCGGTGTCGGGCACCGCGATGATGGTTTCGCTGTAGGAGAGCAGCGCTTCGAGGACGAGTTGGCGTTCGCTGTCCCAGGTCTGATGCAGATAGCGGGTGCTCAGCCCCGACCGGTGCGCCACACCTTCCATGCTGAACCGATCCGCGCCCACTGCTGAAGTTCAGCTAATGCGGCGTGGATTGCAGCATCACGCTGCGACGCATCGGCGTCGGACACCTGATTCCCCCCGGTATGGCCTGCGTGTCGAGCCTACGAGAACCGCGGCGATCTACCGTCGTTTCGGGAATTTTCGTTGCGCAGGGACAGAACCGACGCGCTACAGGAAACTTCTGCGGGTCTGTGTCAGATCTAGGCGGACTTCAACCTGATTCGCCAGCGCACAAAAGCGAGGTAGGCCACGCTGATCACGATCAGCATGCCCATGTCGAACAGCCATGCGCCGGAACTGTGTTCCCAGTGGCGGTCCTGCGGGGTCAGCGGTCCCGGCACCAACCGGATGAGGTCGATCGTCGACGCCGACGCGGCGAAACCCCATCGCGCGGGGGTGAACCACGACATCTGGTCCAGCACGATCCGGTCGGTCACCGGAATCATGCCGCCGGAGAACACCAGCTGGGACATGATCGCGACCACCAGCAGCGGCATGATCTGCTCGGCGGACTTGGCCAGTGCCGACAACGCCAGACCGACCATCGCGGCGGCCACACAGGTCACCGCGATGTCGGTGAACAGTTCCAGACTTCGGTTGCCGAGCAGTGCGCCGCTTTCCACCGCACCCGCACCCCAGCCCTTGCCTGCGATCGCGATCGCCGTGACGATCGCGGCCTGCACGACGGCGAACGCGGTGAACACCACCACCTTGGCAAGCAGATAGGCCGAGGTCGACAGGCCGACGGCCTGCTCACGCCGGAAGATCGCCCGCTCTCCGATCAATGCCCGGATGGTCAGCGCGGTCCCCATGAAGATCGCGCCGACGTTGAGCATGACCAGGATCTGCCCGGGCTCGTTGGGCGCCTCACCGCCCTCCATGGCGGTCTTCGGCACGCCGAACCCGACGTCGCCGGGTACCGACAGTGACAGCACGCCCATGATGAACGGCAGGAGCATCAGGAAGGCGAAGTAGCCGCGGTCGGAGATCACCAACCGGATCTGGCGCCGCGCGATCGTGGACAGCTGACGGCGCAGGCTGGTACGGGTCGGGTTGCCCAGCTCCGACGGCGTCAACGCCGGCGGCTGCGGGGGCGGGGGCCCGTTCTGGGCGAGATAGCGCTGCGCGGCGGCATCGGGATCGCCGGCGACGGAGCTGAAGATGTCGGCCCAGTTCGTCGTGCCCATCGACGGGCCGATCTGGCTCGGCGGTCCGTAGAACGCGGTCTTGCCGCCGGGGGCCAGCAGCAGCACCTGATCGCACACGTCCAGATAGGTCAGCGAGTGGGTGACGACCAGCACGACGCGGCCGGCGTCGGCGAGCTGGCGCAACATGGTCATGACCTGGCGGTCCAGTGCGGGGTCCAGGCCGGAGGTGGGCTCGTCGAGGATCAGCAGGGACGGACCGGTCAGCAGTTCCAGCGCCACCGACGCGCGCTTGCGCTGGCCGCCGGAAAGCTTGTCGACGCGGGTGTCGAGGTGCTTGGTCATCTCGAGCTCTTCGAGCACCTCGTTGACGACCTGCTCGCGGTCGGCCTTCGTGGTGTCGGGCGGCAGCCGCAGCTCGGCGGCGTACATCAGCGCCTGCCTGACGGTGAGCTGCCCGTGCACGACGTCGTCTTGGGGGACCATGCCGATCCGGGAGCGCAGCGAGGCGTATTCGGCGTGCACGTCGTGCCCTTCGAACGACACCTGGCCTGTGGTCGGGTGCGTGTACCCGGCCACCAGGCGCGCGAAGGTCGACTTGCCGGCGCCGGACGGGCCGATCACCGCGGTCAGTGTGCCCGGACGGGCCGACACCGAGATGTTGTCGAGCAGGGTCTTGTTGTTCTCGATGGTCCACGTGACGCCGTGGACGTCGAGGCCACCGGTGGCGGTCGCGGCGGCGGTTTCGGTGCGGCGGACCAGCGTCCCGTCGCGGAACACCAGGTCGACGTTGCCGATGGTGACGGTGTCGCCTTCGGTGAGCATCGCGCTGTCGACGCGCGAGCCGTTGACGAACGTGCCGTTGATGCTGCGGTTGTCGCGGATCTCGGCTCCGCCGGGCGTCGGCACCAGGGTTGCGTGGTGACGCGAGGCCAGCACGTCGGGGATGACGATGTCGTTGTCGGACGAGCGCCCGATCTTGATCGAGCCGGGCGGCGCCTCCGCGGGCCGGCCGGGCCGCAGGATCTTGAGCATGCTGGTGGCGAGGTTGCCGTCGCCGCCGGACCGGGGCGCCGCAGCCGGCCCCATCACGGTCACCGACTCCATCGCCGGAGACGAGATCGGCTGCGGGGCGGGTCGGGACTGCTGAGGCTGCGGGTGCGACGGCGGCCCGGGTGGCCGGGTCGGGTACGGCCGCTGCACCGGCGGACGCGCGGTAGGAGGCGGAGGTTGCGACGGCCACGTCGTGCTGGGCCTGCCGGTCACCGGGACCGCGACCGTCGGGGGTGGCGAGCCGGCCGAGCCCTGGTGGCGGCCGACCTCGAAGACCAGCAGCGGACCGTCGGGATTGCCGATATGGAGCTGTGCGCCGTCGGTGATCTCGGCCGCGGGAACCCGCCTGCCGTTGACGTACATGCCGTTGAGGCTGCCGTTGTCGATCGCCACCCAGCGGCCCTGGTCGAATCGCAGCACCAGATGGGCCCGCGAGATCAAGGGGTGGGCGATCCGGATGTCGGCCCGCAGGTCCCGGCCGACGACGACGTCGTTGCCGGCCGCGAAGGAGCGTGTGGATCCGTCATACCGAACGGTCAGCGCAGGGGTTGCTGGTCGGCTCACGGAGCCGCTCCGGCGGCGACATTGGACATCGCGCGCAACTCTATCGGGTGGCGGTCATGCCGGTACGTGCCACCTGACGGTGTCGATGATCTGTTGCCGCGCTGTTACCGGCTTGTTCTCTACGGCCAGTGGTGCAAGCCGCCGTGCTGGGCATCCCTCCGGTCCCCGCGCCGTGGCGATCATCGCGACACGCCCGTGATCCGGCGACCTACGCCCTCCGGCATGCATGCACTCAGTGAAGGTACGAAATGCGCTGTGAGAGAGGCGGATAGCGTCACTGTTCCGAGATCGGGAGGGGTCGAAGACGCAAGGTGTGCGCAGCCCCCGTGGCGGCTCGACGAATTCTAGGGATTTCTCTCTATTTTAGGGTGGAGCAATGCCGCGGCCCGCCCGATACACCGTCGACGCCCTTCTCGACGCCGCCGCGCAGCTTCTGGCCCAGGACGGTGTCTCCGCGGTGACGATGTCGGCGGTCGCGCGCAGCGCCGGCGCGCCGAGCGGGTCGGTCTACCACCGCTTCCCGTCGCGCGCGGCGCTGTGCGGCGAATTGTGGGTGCGCACCGAGGAACGGTTCCAGGAGGAGCTGATCGAGGCGTTGTCGGTCGACGGCGATGCCCAGCAGCGCTGCGTGAACGGTGCGCTGCGGATCGTGCAGTGGTGCCGCGAGCATCCCGTCGAGGCCCAGGTTCTGCTCGCCGGGCCCAACGAGCTCGGGCTGGGGGAGTGGCCCGACCCGGTGACGGGCCGTCGGAAACGCTTGCAGCGCAAGCTGCGTAAGGTGCTCTCCGAGCTGCCCGACGACCTCGCGCGCGTCAACGCCGCGATCATGGACGTGCCGGCGGCGATCGTGCGGCGTCACCTGCGGGCGCGTCAGAGCATCCCGGCGACCGCCGATGCGATCGTCGAGGACTGCGCCCGCGCGCTCATCGCCCCGAGCTGACCGGCTTCTGCGTTCCTGGGGAGCCGGTGCGCACGCAGTAGGTGTGGCTGTAGATCGTCGGCATGCACAGGTTGCAGTGGTCGCAGATCGACGTCACGCTGCTGTCGGCGTGAATCCGGTTGAGCAGATCAGGTTCAGCGAGCAGGGCACGCCCCATCGCGACGAAGTCGAAGCCCTCGGCCATCGCGCGGTCCATCGTCTCGCGGTTGGTGATCCCGCCCAGCAGGATCAGCGGCATCGTCAACTCGTCGCGGAATTTCTTGGCGTCCCGCATCAGGTAGGCCTCGTGGTACGGGTACTCGCGCATGAACTTCTTGCCGGTCATCCGGATGCCCCACGACAGCGGGGGTTTGAAGGCCCGGGAGAACTCCTTGACCGGAGCGCCGCCACGGAACAGGAACATCGGATTGAGCAGCGAGCTGCCCGCGGTCAGCTCGAGCGCGTCGAGGCCGCCGTCCTCTTCGAGCCACTTCGCGGTCTGCAGAGATTCCTCCAGCGGAATGCCGCCCCGCACACCGTCGGACATGTTCAGTTTCGCGGTGACCGCGATCTGATCGCCGACGGCGCGTTTGACGGCCAGCACCACGCCGCGGGCCACCTTGGCGCGGTTCTCCAGCGACCCTCCGAATTCGTCGGTGCGCCGGTTGATCAGCGGGGACAGGAACGAGCTGGCCAGGTAGTTGTGACCCAGGTGGATCTCGACCGCGTCGAACCCGGAGTCGATGGCCAGCCGGGCCGCGTTGGCGTGCGCCTCGGTCACCTCGGCGATGTCCTCACGGGTGGCCTTCTTGGCGAACCGCATCGAGAGCGGATTGAAGAACCGCACCGGCGCCAGGGCCTGGGCCTTGTTGGTGCGCGAGTTGGCCACCGGTCCGGCGTGGCCGATCTGCGCGCTGATCGCGGCGCCCTCGGCATGAACCGCGTCGGTCAGCCTGCGCAGACCCGGCACCGCCTCGGGCCGCATCCACAGCTGCCACCCGTCGGTCCGCCCGCCCGGTGCGACGGCGCAGTACGCGACCGTGGTCATACCGACCCCACCGGCGGCGGGAAGCCGGTGGTAGGTGATCAAATCCTCGGTGACCAGCGCATCCGGAGTCGAGGCCTCGAACGTCGCGGCCTTGATGATGCGGTTGCGCAGGGTCAGCGGCCCCAGCTTGGCCGGACTGAACACATCGGGTGCGACTGTCATGTCGTCGAGCATGCCACGCCCTCGGGGCGGAACAACACTGCCTGTCAGAATGATGCGCGTGGGTGCAATCACTTTGGACGGCAAGGCCACGCGCGACGAGATCTTTGTCGACCTGAGAGAGCGCGTCGCGGCGTTGACCGCTGCCGGCAGGACGCCGGGCCTCGGGACGGTGCTGGTCGGGGATGACCCCGGGTCGCAGGCCTATGTGCGCGGTAAGCACTCGGACTGCGCCAAGGTGGGCATCAACTCGATCCGGCGCGATCTGCCCGCCGACATCTCGCAGGAGACCCTGCTCGAGACCATCGACGAGCTCAACGCGAACCCCGACTGCACCGGTTACATCGTGCAACTGCCGCTGCCCAAGCACCTGAACGAGAACGCCGCGCTGGAACGCATCGATCCCGGTAAGGACGCCGACGGCCTGCACCCGACGAACTTGGGCCGGCTGGTGCTCAACGAGCCGGCGGCGCTGCCGTGCACCCCGCGGGGCATCGTGCACCTGTTGCGCCGCTACCAGGTGGAGATCGCCGGCGCCCACGTCGCCGTGATCGGCCGTGGCGTCACAGTCGGCCGCCCGCTGGGTCTGCTGCTCACCCGGCGCTCGGAGAACGCGACGGTCACGCTGTGTCACACCGCAACGCGTCACCTGCCCCAGATCACCCGCGAGGCCGACATCATCATCGCCGCGGCCGGGGTGCCGCACATGGTCACCGCCGAGATGGTCCGGCCTGGCGCCGCCGTCGTCGACGTCGGGGTCAGCCGTGACGACGCCGGAAAGCTCGTCGGCGACGTACATCCGGACGTGTGGGAAGTGGCCGGGCACGTTTCGCCGAATCCCGGCGGTGTCGGTCCGCTGACGCGGGCCTTCCTGCTGACCAACGTCGTCGAGCGCGCCGAGGCACTCGCCGCCTCGTGACCGTCAGGGAGTTCGCGCGCAAGGTGTTCGCCGCGCAGTGGCCCATTTTGGTGGTGGCGCTGTTGCTGACCGCGGCGTTCGTCCTGGTGGCCGCGGGCTTCTGGCGGCGTGGCGCGCTGGTCATGGCCGTCGGGGTCGCCGTCGCGTCCGGGCTGCGGTTGGCCCTGCCCGACGACCGCGCCGGACTGCTGGCGGTGCGCAGCCGCACGGTGGACTTTGTGACCACCGCCTCGGTCAGCGCTGCGATGCTCTACATCGCGTGGACTATCGATCCGCTCGGCACGAGCTGAGCCGGTGTATCAGGTCGGGCGCCGGAGAATGAATTGCCAGGCCCACGGTATGTACTGCATCGGCCGTTCGAGCGCCCTGGCGATCCATCGGACCTTCTGGGGAATGACCTCGGGCGGATAGTTGAAGTTTCGGACGTGCGCGACGTCGAAACCCGCGCGGCCGGCGGACTGCCTGATGTGTTTCATCGTCACGACGTAGAAGTCATGGTTCCAGTGCACCGGCGAGAGCTTCCAGTAGCGGTGCTGCAGGGTGGTGGGCAGCCAACCCATCAGCGGCAGTCGGCTGTGCGACTCGATCAGGAAGTGCGGGTTCGGGATCTGTCCCACCACGACGCCGCCGGGCTTGAGCACCCGGAAGATTTCCCGCAGGCTCGGGTCGCGTTCGTCCGGGGGGATGTGTTCGAAGACGTTGGCGAAGAGCGCGACATCGAAAGTCGCATCGGGGAATTCGAGCCGGCTCGCCCGCGCGGGGTGCAACACGCAGCCACGGGGCGTGACGAGTTCACCGGGCAGCGTCGGGTCGATGCCGGTCCATTTCGGCACGCGAGTCAACTGCCCCATCTGGTCGGTCAATGCTCCCCGCTGGCAACCGATCTCGATGCCATAGGCCGCGCCGAGCGCACTGAACTCATCGACCAGGCCGGCCAGGCTCTGGCTGAGAACGGCACCGCGTGTGACCCACTCGTCCTCGGTCTGCAGAACCTGGGACCTGACGAATCGGCGCAGGCGCCCCAGGTTCGCCGGAACCTTGGTTTCGTCCTCGCCGGCCATCAACTCCAGTGGCCGCGCAGCCTGCTCCCTGCTCTTCAACATTCATTCCCCCGGTTCTGAGTACGACAATCCTGACGGTTTTTCGTGGTCACGCTGGCTGCATCCGCTGCAGGATCGAAGCCGGGCCTGCCCGGAGAGCTCACGCAGGATTCCCGATGTGTTCGCCGGCGTGGACCCGCCGGCGAACCGACTGCACCATGTGGCCGCTCAGTCCCGACTGGTGCCCGCGCAGGACCGTGCGCAGCACCCGGATGCCGTCGCTGATCGAATGAAGGTTGGACTTGCCTGCCCGCCGCGGCAGTTCGAGGCTGGGCACCTCGGCGACTCGTAGGCCGGCCCGCATGGCGTGCACGACCATCTCTGCCTCGATCTCGAAGCCGGTCGCGGACAGGGCGAGCGCATCGAGGTAGCGGCGGTGGAACGCGCAGAATCCGTAGCACAGGTCGGTGAGCTCGGCCCGGTACAGCGTGTTGAAGACGCCGAGCAGGAACCGGTTGCCGAGCCGCCGGAATCTGGTGATGTCGAGAGACCCGCCGCCCGGGATGAAGCGCGACCCCTTCACGAAGTCGTAACCGTTGGCGAGGAAGTGCAGGTAGTGCTTGATCTCGTCGGGGGTCATGCTGCCGTCCGCGTCCATCATCACGATGACGTCGCCGGACGCGGCGAGGAAACCGGTCCTCAACGCGCTGCCCTTGCCGACACCGTCCTGCGGGACCACCATGATGTCCGGCCGGCAACGCTGGGCGGTGACCAGCGTGGCATCCGTGGACTTGCCGTCGACGAGGATGACCTCGTCGACGTCGTCGGCGATCTGTTGCAGAACCCACCCGATGTTGCGCGCCTCATTCTTCACGGGGATCACCAGGCTGACGCTCAATGCCTGGGGAATCGCGCGTTCCTTCTTGCTGCGTGCGTCCAGGTGGACCAGTGGGTCGGTCGCCACTCGCGCCATCAACGGCGCGGAATCCTGCACATACTCGTGGGAAATTCGTTGCTCAGTCATTCAAACCCCCCGGTATACCTACTGCATTTTCAGTGAATGACAGTTAATTAGCTGTTTGTGCGCCGTCGTGTCCCGCAGCACTATGACCGGGCTCACGCTAGCATCGCTATTTGCCGCTTGCAATACAGTTCAAAGGACTTTTGTTCGCCGGCAACCCAGGCTTTAACAGGCGCGTAGTCGCAGGAGTAAATATTCGCTGTAGTGCACTCAGCGATGTTGTGTGATTATGCAAGGAATATTGTTTCGAAGAAAACTTGTGATTCGCGCGTGACCTGCGGATCTGCAAATTCGAATAGCAGTCGTAACGCCCGAATTCGGGGCCGTCCACCGTGTCGGACGGTGGTGTCCGCCAGCGGGTGCCGCGACGTCCCTGCCAGGTAACTGTGAAGGTGGTGTCCGTGCTGATGACGTGCCGACAGAATTCGCGCGCAATCCCTGCCGGCGGTCAGGTGTGGGACCTCACGGCGCGGTGGTGGATCGCCCCTTTTCGGCGTGCGGGCTCAGGGCGGCTCAGGCGAGGGTCGCGCGGATACACACCGTGATGTACGGCAGCGCCAGCCCTGAGCTGTTCGCCAGCGCCGGGTGGGTTGCCAGCAGCTCCCGCACCCGGTCCAGGGTCCGGGCTCGCACCTTCTCCGGCGAGGTGATGCAGTAACTGCGCGAGGCCACCAGGTCGACCAGGGCCTGCGGAGTCAGATAACTCGTCCACTCCACCTCGTGGCGTTCGACATCTCTGAAGGCGGCGGGAAGGTCGACCGTCTGAGTGAAGGGATCGACCTCGTGGCCGATGATGTCGCCGAGATCCTTGACCCAGCCCAACCGTTCGTCACGGTTGTTCCACACCAGTCCGAGGCGCCCGCCCGGCCGCAGTACCCGGGCCACTTCCTTGACGGCGCGTTCCGGGTCGAACCAGTGCCATGCCTGCGCGACGAGCACCGCGTCGACGCTGCCGTCGGGCAGGGGGATCTCCTCGGCGGTGCCGAGCAGTGCCGGGGTGTCGGGCAGCGACGTGCTCAGCAGCTCCAGCATCTCCGGGATGGGATCCACAGCCACGACGTCCAAGCCGCGCTCGACCAGTCGGGTGGTCAACTTGCCCGTGCCGGCGCCCAGATCCAGGACTTCCAGACGGTTTGAGCCGCCGTCGGGCAGCAACCAGTCGATGGCCTCCGGCGGGTACGACGGCCGCCCCCGTTCGTAGGCGGCCGCCTCCGCACCGAAGGACAGTGAGCGGCGGTCGGGGGAGCCGTTCACCGTGACGCCAGCTCCAGGGTGCGCCGGATCAGCTTGCCCACCGCGTCGGTCTCCACCAGGAAGCCGTCGTGGCCGAATTCGGAGTCCACGACGTCGAGTCCGTCGCAACCGGGAAGCAGCTCGGCCAGCTCGGTCTGCAGGCGCAGTGGGTAGAGCCTGTCGGTGGTGATCCCGCCCACCACCGCGGGCACCGGGCACCCTTGCAGTGCCGCGGCCACCCCGCCGCGGCCGCGCCCCACGTCATGGCTGGACAACGCGTCGGTCAGGGCGACATAGGTGCCGGCGTCGAAGCGGGCCAACAACTTTCGGCCCTGGTATTCCAGATAGCTCTGCACCGCGTACCGACCGCCGGTGGCGGGATCCTCACCGAGCTGTGGGTCGTTGCCGAACCGTTCGTCGAGCTCGGCCTCGCCGCGGTAGGTCAGGTGGGCGAAGCGCCGCGCGATCTCCAGCCCGGACCCGGGGAAGCGCCCCGTGCCGTGATAGTCGCCGCCGCACCAGTCCGGGTCGGCTTTGATCGCCGCCACCTGAGTGCTCTGCGTCCCGATCTGATCGGCGGTGGCGCGGGCGCCGACAGCCAGGATCAGTGCCGAACGCACGCTGTGCGGGTGGGCGATGATCCACTCCAAAGCCCTTGCCCCGCCCATGGATCCGCCGATGACCGCGGCGACATCGGTGATCCCGAGCCGTTCCAGGGCGGCCACGTCGGCAGCCACCTGGTCGCGCACCGAGATCGTCGGGAACCGGGATCCCCAGGGTTTGCCGTCCGGGGCGAGTGAGCTCGGGCCGGTCGAGCCGCGGCAGCCACCCAGCACATTGGTCGAGATCGCGCACCACCGGTCGGTGTCGATCGGGGCGCCCGGTCCTGCGACGCCGTCCCACCAGCCCGGGGTCGGGTGGTCGGGTCCGGCGGGGCCGGTGATGTGCGAATCACCGGTCAGTGCGTGCAGTACGACGACGACGTTGTCCCGATTTGGTGAGAGCTCACCCCACCGTTGCACCGCGATGGAGACGTCGTCGACGACCTCGCCGTTCTCCAGGGTCAGCGAACCGATGTCGACGACGCCGATCTCCCCTTCGGGCGGCAACGCCACACGATCGGTGAGGATGTCCACGATTGTCATCAGAACGACGCCACGGTCTTCGGATCGGCACCGGCTGCGCTGAACGGTTTGGCCGCGGCGAAGCCCTGCTCCAGGTCGGCCAGGATGTCGTCGATGCCCTCGATGCCCACCGCCAGCCGTACCAGACCTGCAGTGACGCCGCTGGCGAGCTGCTCCTCGGAGGACAGCTGCTGATGCGTGGTCGAAGCGGGATGGATCACCAGCGACCGCACGTCGCCGATGTTGGCGACATGGCTGTGCAGGGTGAGCGCGTTGACGAACGCCTTGCCGGCTTCGACGCCGCCGGCCAGTTCGAACGCGAGGACGGCGCCGGTTCCCTTGGGCGCCAGCTTCTTTCCGAGGTCATGCCACGGCGAGGACGGCAGGCCCGCGTAGTTGACCGAGACGACGTCGGGGTGCGCCTCGAGGAACTCGGCCACCCGTTGCGCGTTGGCCACATGACGTTCCATCCGCAGGCTGAGCGTCTCGAGGCCCTGCGCGATCAGGAACGCGTTGAAAGGTGCGGCGGCGCTTCCCAGATCGCGGAGCAACTGCACCCTCGCCTTGAGTGCGTAGGCCGGCGGGCCGAGTTCGGCGAAAACCACGCCGTGGTAGCTCGGGTCCGGTTCGGTGAAGCCGGGGAAGCGGCCGTTGGTCCAGTCGAAGGTGCCGCCGTCGACGATCACGCCCGCGATCGCCGTGCCGTGCCCGCCGAGGTACTTCGTCGCCGAATGCACGACGATGTCGGCGCCGTGGCTCAGCGGTTGGATCAGGTACGGGGTGGCGATGGTGTTGTCGACGATCAGCGGAACCCCGACCTCATGCGCGACACCGGCGACCCCGGGTATGTCGAGGATGTCGATCTGCGGGTTGGAGATCGTCTCGCCGAAGAACGCCTTGGTGTTCGGGCGCGCGGCGGCTCGCCACGAGTCGAGGTCGTCGGGGTTCTCGACGAACGTGACCTCGATGCCCAGCTTGGGCAGCGTGTAGTGGAACAGGTTGTAGGTGCCGCCGTAGAGACGCGGGCTGGAGACGATGTGGTCGCCGTGGTTGGCGATGTTGAGGATCGCAAAGGTCTCCGCGGCCTGCCCGGAGGCCAAAAACAGCGCCGCGACCCCACCCTCAAGCGCGGCGATGCGCTGCTCGACGACGTCCTGCGTCGGGTTCATGATGCGGGTATAGATGTTGCCGGGCTCGGCGAGGCCGAACAGCGCGGCGGCGTGGTCGGTGCTGTCGAAGGTGTAGCTGGTGGTCTGGTAGATCGGCAGCGCCCTGGCGTTGGTTGCGCTGTCGGGGCTCTGACCTGCGTGCACCTGTTTGGTCT
Protein-coding regions in this window:
- a CDS encoding NADH:flavin oxidoreductase, with the protein product MTVAPDVFSPAKLGPLTLRNRIIKAATFEASTPDALVTEDLITYHRLPAAGGVGMTTVAYCAVAPGGRTDGWQLWMRPEAVPGLRRLTDAVHAEGAAISAQIGHAGPVANSRTNKAQALAPVRFFNPLSMRFAKKATREDIAEVTEAHANAARLAIDSGFDAVEIHLGHNYLASSFLSPLINRRTDEFGGSLENRAKVARGVVLAVKRAVGDQIAVTAKLNMSDGVRGGIPLEESLQTAKWLEEDGGLDALELTAGSSLLNPMFLFRGGAPVKEFSRAFKPPLSWGIRMTGKKFMREYPYHEAYLMRDAKKFRDELTMPLILLGGITNRETMDRAMAEGFDFVAMGRALLAEPDLLNRIHADSSVTSICDHCNLCMPTIYSHTYCVRTGSPGTQKPVSSGR
- a CDS encoding FHA domain-containing protein; the protein is MSRPATPALTVRYDGSTRSFAAGNDVVVGRDLRADIRIAHPLISRAHLVLRFDQGRWVAIDNGSLNGMYVNGRRVPAAEITDGAQLHIGNPDGPLLVFEVGRHQGSAGSPPPTVAVPVTGRPSTTWPSQPPPPTARPPVQRPYPTRPPGPPSHPQPQQSRPAPQPISSPAMESVTVMGPAAAPRSGGDGNLATSMLKILRPGRPAEAPPGSIKIGRSSDNDIVIPDVLASRHHATLVPTPGGAEIRDNRSINGTFVNGSRVDSAMLTEGDTVTIGNVDLVFRDGTLVRRTETAAATATGGLDVHGVTWTIENNKTLLDNISVSARPGTLTAVIGPSGAGKSTFARLVAGYTHPTTGQVSFEGHDVHAEYASLRSRIGMVPQDDVVHGQLTVRQALMYAAELRLPPDTTKADREQVVNEVLEELEMTKHLDTRVDKLSGGQRKRASVALELLTGPSLLILDEPTSGLDPALDRQVMTMLRQLADAGRVVLVVTHSLTYLDVCDQVLLLAPGGKTAFYGPPSQIGPSMGTTNWADIFSSVAGDPDAAAQRYLAQNGPPPPQPPALTPSELGNPTRTSLRRQLSTIARRQIRLVISDRGYFAFLMLLPFIMGVLSLSVPGDVGFGVPKTAMEGGEAPNEPGQILVMLNVGAIFMGTALTIRALIGERAIFRREQAVGLSTSAYLLAKVVVFTAFAVVQAAIVTAIAIAGKGWGAGAVESGALLGNRSLELFTDIAVTCVAAAMVGLALSALAKSAEQIMPLLVVAIMSQLVFSGGMIPVTDRIVLDQMSWFTPARWGFAASASTIDLIRLVPGPLTPQDRHWEHSSGAWLFDMGMLIVISVAYLAFVRWRIRLKSA
- a CDS encoding TetR-like C-terminal domain-containing protein, producing MAHRSGLSTRYLHQTWDSERQLVLEALLSYSETIIAVPDTGSLRGDLTELTLSFAAYVNEPVGRRIARMMVVDTKTQAADYDTRARFWHLRVEAIARVGSFGLVP
- a CDS encoding glycosyltransferase family 2 protein — translated: MTEQRISHEYVQDSAPLMARVATDPLVHLDARSKKERAIPQALSVSLVIPVKNEARNIGWVLQQIADDVDEVILVDGKSTDATLVTAQRCRPDIMVVPQDGVGKGSALRTGFLAASGDVIVMMDADGSMTPDEIKHYLHFLANGYDFVKGSRFIPGGGSLDITRFRRLGNRFLLGVFNTLYRAELTDLCYGFCAFHRRYLDALALSATGFEIEAEMVVHAMRAGLRVAEVPSLELPRRAGKSNLHSISDGIRVLRTVLRGHQSGLSGHMVQSVRRRVHAGEHIGNPA
- a CDS encoding TetR/AcrR family transcriptional regulator, with protein sequence MPRPARYTVDALLDAAAQLLAQDGVSAVTMSAVARSAGAPSGSVYHRFPSRAALCGELWVRTEERFQEELIEALSVDGDAQQRCVNGALRIVQWCREHPVEAQVLLAGPNELGLGEWPDPVTGRRKRLQRKLRKVLSELPDDLARVNAAIMDVPAAIVRRHLRARQSIPATADAIVEDCARALIAPS
- a CDS encoding class I SAM-dependent methyltransferase translates to MLKSREQAARPLELMAGEDETKVPANLGRLRRFVRSQVLQTEDEWVTRGAVLSQSLAGLVDEFSALGAAYGIEIGCQRGALTDQMGQLTRVPKWTGIDPTLPGELVTPRGCVLHPARASRLEFPDATFDVALFANVFEHIPPDERDPSLREIFRVLKPGGVVVGQIPNPHFLIESHSRLPLMGWLPTTLQHRYWKLSPVHWNHDFYVVTMKHIRQSAGRAGFDVAHVRNFNYPPEVIPQKVRWIARALERPMQYIPWAWQFILRRPT
- a CDS encoding class I SAM-dependent methyltransferase, whose amino-acid sequence is MNGSPDRRSLSFGAEAAAYERGRPSYPPEAIDWLLPDGGSNRLEVLDLGAGTGKLTTRLVERGLDVVAVDPIPEMLELLSTSLPDTPALLGTAEEIPLPDGSVDAVLVAQAWHWFDPERAVKEVARVLRPGGRLGLVWNNRDERLGWVKDLGDIIGHEVDPFTQTVDLPAAFRDVERHEVEWTSYLTPQALVDLVASRSYCITSPEKVRARTLDRVRELLATHPALANSSGLALPYITVCIRATLA
- a CDS encoding DUF3017 domain-containing protein — encoded protein: MTVREFARKVFAAQWPILVVALLLTAAFVLVAAGFWRRGALVMAVGVAVASGLRLALPDDRAGLLAVRSRTVDFVTTASVSAAMLYIAWTIDPLGTS
- a CDS encoding bifunctional methylenetetrahydrofolate dehydrogenase/methenyltetrahydrofolate cyclohydrolase, translated to MGAITLDGKATRDEIFVDLRERVAALTAAGRTPGLGTVLVGDDPGSQAYVRGKHSDCAKVGINSIRRDLPADISQETLLETIDELNANPDCTGYIVQLPLPKHLNENAALERIDPGKDADGLHPTNLGRLVLNEPAALPCTPRGIVHLLRRYQVEIAGAHVAVIGRGVTVGRPLGLLLTRRSENATVTLCHTATRHLPQITREADIIIAAAGVPHMVTAEMVRPGAAVVDVGVSRDDAGKLVGDVHPDVWEVAGHVSPNPGGVGPLTRAFLLTNVVERAEALAAS